The following proteins are encoded in a genomic region of Pyrus communis chromosome 11, drPyrComm1.1, whole genome shotgun sequence:
- the LOC137707608 gene encoding ubiquitin receptor RAD23b-like yields MKLTVKTLKGSHFEIRVQPTDAVMAVKKNIEDIQGKDNYPCGQQLLIHNGKVLKDETTLADNKVTEDGFLVVMLSKNKTSGLAGSSSSQPASTNPPTTPPTTNSTNRTEAPIQEPPLQSTTSAPDTSSAHSDTYGQAASTLVAGTNLEQTIQQIMDMGGGNWDKETVTRALRAAYNNPERAVDYLYSSIPETTEVAVPVGNFPASQATDVAPVSGAPNSAPLNMFPQETLSGAGAGALGSLDFLRNNRQFQALRSMVQSNPQILQPMLQELGKQNPQLLRLIQEHHTEFLQLINEPVEGSEGDIFDQPDGPDQDLPHAINVTPAEQEAIERLEAMGFDRALVIEAFLACDRNEELAANYLLENAGDFED; encoded by the exons ATGAAGCTCACTGTAAAGACCCTCAAGGGCAGCCATTTCGAAATTAGGGTTCAGCCCACTGACGCC GTTATGGCTGTGAAGAAGAACATTGAGGATATACAAGGAAAAGATAATTACCCATGTGGACAGCAGTTACTGATTCACAATGGGAAGGTCTTGAAAGACGAAACTACATTGGCTGACAACAAGGTCACAGAAGACGGTTTTCTTGTTGTCATGCTTAGCAAG AATAAAACTTCAGGCTTAGCAGGGTCTTCTTCTTCTCAG CCTGCCTCTACAAATCCTCCTACAACTCCACCAACCACAAATTCTACAAACAGAACTGAAGCTCCCATACAAGAACC ACCCTTGCAGAGTACCACATCTGCTCCAGACACTTCTAG TGCGCATAGTGATACCTATGGTCAAGCTGCTTCAACTTTAGTTGCTGGTACTAATCTTGAGCAGACTATTCAACAAATAATGGATATGGGTGGTGGCAACTGGGACAAAGAAACAGTTACACGTGCATTACGAGCAGCTTATAACAATCCGGAGCGAGCAGTGGACTACTTGTACTCT AGTATACCAGAAACAACAGAAGTTGCAGTTCCTGTAGGTAATTTCCCTGCAAGTCAGGCAACTGATGTTGCCCCCGTCTCTGGAGCGCCTAACTCTGCTCCTTTGAATATGTTTCCTCAG GAAACACTCTCTGGTGCTGGCGCTGGGGCCCTTGGATCCCTCGACTTCCTTAGGAATAATCGCCAG TTCCAAGCGCTGCGCTCAATGGTGCAATCAAACCCACAAATTTTGCAG CCCATGCTGCAGGAACTCGGAAAGCAAAACCCCCAGCTTTTAAGATTAATTCAGGAGCACCATACTGAGTTCCTTCAGTTAATAAATGAACCCGTTGAGGGTTCTGAAGG TGACATATTTGATCAGCCTGACGGTCCTGACCAAGATTTGCCTCATGCCATCAATGTAACCCCTGCCGAGCAGGAGGCCATTGAACGA CTTGAGGCGATGGGATTTGACAGAGCGTTGGTCATTGAGGCTTTTCTGGCATGCGATCGCAACGAGGAACTGGCAGCCAACTATCTATTGGAGAACGCTGGAGATTTCGAGGACTGA
- the LOC137707496 gene encoding uncharacterized protein, which yields MWAASCLASCCAACACDACRTVVSSISRRSARIAYCGLFALSLIVSWILREVAAPLLEKIPWINQFNETHNREWFETDAVLRVSLGNFLFFTILSVMMVGVKNQKDPRDSLHHGGWMMKVICWCLLVIFMFFVPNEIVSFYETISKFGSGFFLLVQVVLLLDFVHGWNDKWVGYDEKFWYVALFVVSLVCYLATFVFSGLLFHWFTPSGQDCGLNTFFIVMTLMCVFVFLIVALHPAVNGSILPASVISMYCTYLCYSALASEPRDYECNGLHKHSKAVSTGTLTFGLLTTVLSVVYSAVRAGSSTTLLSPPGSPRAGAGKPLLPLDKVDEHEEKEKCKPVSYSYSFFHIIFSLASMYSAMLLTGWSTSVGESGKLVDVGWPSVWVRMVTGWATAGLYIWSLLAPILFPEREF from the exons ATGTGGGCAGCTTCGTGCCTGGCATCATGCTGCGCTGCTTGCGCTTGCGATGCTTGCCGGACAGTGGTGTCAAGTATTAGCCGCCGGTCTGCTAGGATTGCTTACTGTGGGCTCTTTGCGCTTTCTTTGATAGTTTCATGGATTCTCCGTGAGGTTGCGGCTCCTCTCCTCGAAAAGATTCCTT GGATTAATCAGTTTAATGAGACACATAACAGGGAGTGGTTCGAAACAGATGCAGTGCTTCGTGTTAGCTTGGgaaattttctcttcttcacTATTTTATCAGTTATGATGGTTGGTGTGAAGAATCAGAAGGATCCCCGTGATAGTTTGCATCATGGTGGATGGATGATGAAAGTTATATGCTGGTGTCTCTTAGTGATCTTCATGTTTTTTGTACCAAATGAGATTGTTAGCTTCTATG AGACAATTTCAAAGTTTGGCTCGggattttttcttcttgtacaAGTTGTACTTCTGTTGGATTTTGTTCATGGATGGAATGACAAATGGGTTGGATATGATGAGAAGTTCTG GTACGTTGCACTTTTTGTTGTTTCTCTTGTTTGTTATCTGGCAACATTTGTCTTCTCTGGACTTCTTTTCCATTGGTTCACACCATCTGGACAAGACTGTGGGCTCAACACCTTCTTTATTGTCATGACTCTCATGTGTGTCTTCGTGTTTCTTATAGTGGCACTGCATCCTGCT GTAAATGGCAGCATTTTGCCAGCATCAGTTATATCTATGTACTGCACATACCTCTGCTACAGTGCACTTGCCAGTGAACCTAGGGACTATGAGTGCAATGGTCTTCACAAGCACTCCAAAGCTGTTTCCACTGGGACACTTACCTTCGGTTTGCTAACCACTGTTCTTTCTGTGGTGTATTCTGCTGTTCGTGCTGGATCCTCCACAACACTTCTCTCCCCACCAGGTTCTCCCCGCGCAG GCGCTGGAAAGCCTCTGCTTCCATTAGACAAGGTTGATGAACACGAAGAAAAAGAGAAGTGCAAGCCAGTATCATATTCGTATTCGTTTTTCCACATAATCTTCTCTCTTGCTAGCATGTACTCGGCCATGCTTCTGACGGGGTGGTCAACCTCTGTTGGGGAGAGTGGGAAGTTGGTGGACGTTGGGTGGCCATCTGTGTGGGTGAGGATGGTGACTGGTTGGGCAACTGCAGGTCTGTACATCTGGTCTCTTTTGGCTCCTATTCTGTTCCCCGAGAGGGAATTCTGA
- the LOC137708674 gene encoding uncharacterized protein → MVLESILSSPIRKSASFRKQFSQNELGSWSTVFQRHRFLLTALALLAFLCTIYLYFAVTLGGSPSCSGLSGTQKALCSMEHAKTSVAHGKLKIL, encoded by the coding sequence ATGGTTCTTGAGAGCATTTTGTCTTCTCCTATTCGGAAGTCAGCATCATTTAGAAAGCAATTCTCACAAAATGAGTTGGGTAGCTGGTCGACAGTCTTTCAGAGACACCGCTTCCTCTTAACAGCCCTAGCACTCCTGGCTTTCCTCTGCACCATTTATCTTTACTTTGCAGTCACATTAGGAGGCAGTCCATCATGTTCGGGTTTGAGTGGAACTCAAAAAGCGTTGTGTAGCATGGAGCATGCAAAGACTTCAGTTGCTcatggaaaattgaaaattctttAG
- the LOC137708863 gene encoding uncharacterized protein isoform X2: MQKKLSRRRRATRRPKKCNKLLQLPRQIYRRRKLLEQGLSPLVEKYWFQRYDLFSRYDEGIRMDEQGWYSVTPEQIAIGHAKRCQRTTVIDCFAGVGGNAIQFASLRCHVVAIEIDPLKVDMAINNAKIYGVEDYIDFVVGDFFELAPSLKGDVVFLSPPWGGPSYTRVKKFTLDLLKPKDGYAIFQAAQAITPNIIMYLPRIVDLHQVEELCWLSSPPLDVEIEENYVQSSLKAITAYFSGASSTQCI, translated from the exons ATGCAGAAGAAGCTTTCAAGGCGGCGAAGAGCCACTCGTCGTCCTAAGAAATGCAACAAGCTCTTACAGCTCCCAC GTCAGATTTATAGGAGAAGGAAGTTACTTGAACAAGGGTTGAGTCCCCTTGTTGAGAAGTATTGGTTTCAGAGATATGATCTCTTCTCGAGATACGATGAGGGGATCAGAATGGATGAGCAGGGCTGGTACTCCGTCACGCCTGAACAGATTGCAATCGGACACGCCAAGAGATGCCAAAGAACAACTGTTATCGATTGCTTCGCGGGCGTTGGCGGCAATGCCATTCAGTTTGCTTCATT GCGTTGTCATGTTGTTGCCATTGAAATTGATCCCCTAAAGGTGGATATGGCCATTAACAATGCAAAAATATATGGAGTGGAAGATTACATTGATTTCGTTGTTGGAGACTTTTTTGAACTTGCACCATCGTTGAAG GGGGATGTAGTGTTCCTTTCACCACCTTGGGGAGGCCCATCGTACACAAGGGTAAAGAAATTTACACTTGACCTACTCAAGCCAAAAGATGG GTACGCAATATTTCAAGCTGCTCAAGCGATAACGCCCAACATCATTATGTACTTACCGCGGATTGTAGACTTACACCAAGTGGAAGAACTCTGCTGGTTGTCTTCTCCTCCTCTAGACGTTGAG ATTGAAGAAAATTATGTGCAGAGCTCTCTAAAGGCTATAACAGCCTACTTCAGTGGTGCATCATCCACTCAATGTATATGA
- the LOC137708863 gene encoding uncharacterized protein isoform X1, translating into MQKKLSRRRRATRRPKKCNKLLQLPRQIYRRRKLLEQGLSPLVEKYWFQRYDLFSRYDEGIRMDEQGWYSVTPEQIAIGHAKRCQRTTVIDCFAGVGGNAIQFASLRCHVVAIEIDPLKVDMAINNAKIYGVEDYIDFVVGDFFELAPSLKGDVVFLSPPWGGPSYTRVKKFTLDLLKPKDGYAIFQAAQAITPNIIMYLPRIVDLHQVEELCWLSSPPLDVEVWSDAYKVMCYARKISIVSCFLVLFCDIYLNFGHYAYARD; encoded by the exons ATGCAGAAGAAGCTTTCAAGGCGGCGAAGAGCCACTCGTCGTCCTAAGAAATGCAACAAGCTCTTACAGCTCCCAC GTCAGATTTATAGGAGAAGGAAGTTACTTGAACAAGGGTTGAGTCCCCTTGTTGAGAAGTATTGGTTTCAGAGATATGATCTCTTCTCGAGATACGATGAGGGGATCAGAATGGATGAGCAGGGCTGGTACTCCGTCACGCCTGAACAGATTGCAATCGGACACGCCAAGAGATGCCAAAGAACAACTGTTATCGATTGCTTCGCGGGCGTTGGCGGCAATGCCATTCAGTTTGCTTCATT GCGTTGTCATGTTGTTGCCATTGAAATTGATCCCCTAAAGGTGGATATGGCCATTAACAATGCAAAAATATATGGAGTGGAAGATTACATTGATTTCGTTGTTGGAGACTTTTTTGAACTTGCACCATCGTTGAAG GGGGATGTAGTGTTCCTTTCACCACCTTGGGGAGGCCCATCGTACACAAGGGTAAAGAAATTTACACTTGACCTACTCAAGCCAAAAGATGG GTACGCAATATTTCAAGCTGCTCAAGCGATAACGCCCAACATCATTATGTACTTACCGCGGATTGTAGACTTACACCAAGTGGAAGAACTCTGCTGGTTGTCTTCTCCTCCTCTAGACGTTGAGGTATGGTCCGATGCATACAAAGTAATGTGTTATGCACGGAAAATATCAATAGTATcatgttttttagttttgttttgtgatatTTATCTGAATTTCGGACACTATGCGTACGCCCGTGATTGA
- the LOC137708666 gene encoding pentatricopeptide repeat-containing protein At3g04130, mitochondrial: MELKDIIFSFPVDIFMVFHVQKCFKSLRFRHSTSKPCSFFHTSPENCSSALSSILSSPLGSSQFEDSTRLSDLDIIISKASVGSSDDEVLQSLAQDQACNSIQLTDKLVDQLFHRFKNDWKSALGVFRWVELRSDYKPTPDAYDFVVDILGKMKQMDKITGLLEKMRQDHLVTLNTVGKVMRRFAGAGKWEDSVRIFDDLGSFGLEKNTESMNLLLDTLCKENKVEKARQIFLELKSHISPNANTFNIFIHGWCKIKRVDEAHWTIQEMKGHGYRPCVISYSTIVLFYCHQYNFGKVYELFDEMEAQGCPPNVVTYTSVMCFLAKSEEFEEALQLYERMKSAGCDPDTLFYNSLIHTLGRAGRVGEAVQVFNVEMPEKGVSPNTSTYNTMIAMFCHHGEEQKAFNVLLQMENAGLCKPDVQTYYPLLKMCFKTGKIDDCLTQLLNDMVNRHHLSLDLSSYTLLIHGLCRANRCEWAYLLFKEMIGQEIKPRYKTCRFLWDEVKLKNMFAAADTIEDFMKKL, from the exons ATG GAGCTAAAAGACATAATCTTTTCATTTCCTGTGGACATCTTCATGGTCTTCCATGTTCAGAAATGCTTTAAAAGTCTTCGCTTCCGACACAGTACTTCAAAACCTTGCTCCTTTTTCCATACCTCTCCTGAAAATTGCTCATCTgctctttcttcaattttgtcTTCTCCGCTGGGATCGTCACAGTTTGAAGACTCTACAAGACTATCTGACCTTGACATCATCATATCTAAAGCATCTGTTGGAAGCAGTGATGATGAAGTTCTACAGTCTCTTGCACAAGATCAAGCATGTAATAGCATTCAGCTCACGGATAAACTTGTTGATCAACTATTTCATCGGTTTAAGAATGATTGGAAGTCTGCATTGGGTGTATTTAGATGGGTAGAGTTACGCTCCGACTATAAACCCACCCCAGATGCATATGATTTTGTAGTTGACATTTTGGGTAAAATGAAGCAAATGGATAAGATAACGGGTTTGTTAGAAAAAATGCGCCAGGATCATCTGGTGACTCTTAACACCGTAGGTAAGGTTATGAGAAGGTTTGCCGGTGCAGGGAAATGGGAGGACTCTGTGAGGATATTTGATGATTTAGGAAGTTTTGGTTTGGAGAAGAACACAGAATCTATGAACTTATTGCTTGACACTCTTTGCAAGGAAAACAAAGTTGAGAAGGCCCGTCAGATCTTCTTAGAGCTGAAATCACATATCTCCCCCAATGCTAATACCTTTAACATTTTCATTCACGGTTGGTGCAAGATCAAACGGGTTGACGAGGCACATTGGACAATCCAGGAGATGAAGGGACATGGCTATCGCCCTTGTGTCATCAGTTACTCAACCATTGTCCTCTTTTATTGCCACCAATACAATTTTGGTAAGGTCTATgaattgtttgatgaaatggaagCTCAGGGGTGCCCTCCAAATGTCGTCACGTATACCTCTGTCATGTGTTTTCTAGCAAAGTCTGAGGAGTTTGAGGAAGCTTTGCAGTTATATGAGAGAATGAAATCTGCTGGATGTGATCCTGATACACTTTTCTACAATTCACTGATCCACACACTAGGAAGAGCTGGCCGAGTCGGGGAGGCTGTTCAGGTCTTCAACGTCGAAATGCCTGAAAAGGGGGTTTCTCCTAATACATCGACTTACAATACAATGATTGCCATGTTTTGCCACCACGGGGAAGAGCAAAAGGCCTTTAATGTCCTCCTGCAGATGGAAAATGCAGGGTTATGTAAACCTGATGTTCAGACGTACTATCCATTGCTTAAAATGTGCTTCAAAACTGGAAAAATAGACGATTGTTTGACTCAATTATTGAATGACATGGTCAACAGACATCATCTCAGTCTCGACCTCTCCAGCTATACCCTTTTGATTCATGGACTATGCAGAGCAAATAGATGCGAGTGGGCTTACCTTCTCTTCAAGGAGATGATTGGTCAAGAGATAAAGCCTAGGTACAAGACATGTCGTTTTCTCTGGGACGAAGTGAAACTGAAGAATATGTTTGCCGCTGCTGATACCATTGAAGATTTCATGAAGAAACTATAG